From the genome of Candidatus Wallbacteria bacterium, one region includes:
- a CDS encoding pitrilysin family protein, with translation MRCFLLIVLAFSFTLQAYDGETRLYQMKNGLNVVLSENHAIPMTAMQAWVHAGSITEGARLGSGLSHYFEHMLFKGTPRRKPGEIASTIHACGGADMNAYTAMERTVYHFTILSKYNDTGLDILSDMLMNSVFDPLEAKKEQQVIVKEINMVEDNPQRKLNQTMLESAYKVFPYHCPIAGYEELFKKLTRDDILNYYHTMYSPSNVVVGLVGDFEMEKMLEKVDQYFGRWERTVVPPISLPVEPKQVNHRFLEVEGDIPYPSFCLAYHAASMYEPDHYALDVLAEIMGGGESSRLYKRLVDKEKIAHSVSAESMSWQYPGLFSIQADCDSKNYSQVKNEILDEVNRLVYEDVTAEELGRVKNQAAAREIYAKESLMGQGMRLSNSFFYTGTLDFEKRKLEGIKTVTAADIRQVAGKYLRFDNLSIVLMNPKKEKKELPETIEVSAAKTLEVKKTILDNGMILLLLEDKKLPIISASAAFFGGSRLEDEKNNGIGGICSQLLTRSTGKYSKEQIQNLVEVTGASLSASSGSQSLTVNLKTLSENFDRIWPVFVSVIRDSKINGVEFEKTRDLAVAQLRISEKDINDCCDNLFRKLVFKGSPYRLPSGGTAAGVEKLLPESAETYCRKILTPSNMVLCLVGDFKADEMELKIRNDFSGFSGEKFVRPSEIAAEALNGKMEETQHLPDKRQCIIRMGFNTGVKITDSDKYVLEVISNVLSGLGSRLFENLRSKLSLAYHVSAFEFSGYDAGSYTFYIATVPEKKDLALQKMKEEIERLKKEPVPAAELEKVKNKLLGSYSKRKNGTQYLAMDMSGNELLGLGYREILAAPEKIMAVTDRDIIRVVNKYFDMGHYAIAIAEP, from the coding sequence ATGCGCTGCTTTCTGCTGATCGTGCTCGCGTTTTCTTTCACCCTGCAGGCCTATGACGGCGAAACCAGGCTCTATCAGATGAAAAACGGCCTGAATGTAGTGCTGTCCGAAAACCACGCGATTCCCATGACAGCGATGCAGGCCTGGGTGCACGCCGGCTCGATCACAGAAGGAGCTAGACTGGGCAGCGGGTTGTCACATTATTTCGAACACATGCTTTTCAAGGGAACTCCACGCAGGAAGCCGGGAGAGATCGCAAGCACCATTCATGCCTGCGGCGGTGCCGACATGAATGCCTATACCGCGATGGAACGCACTGTCTATCATTTCACCATACTCAGTAAATACAATGACACTGGCCTGGACATACTTTCAGACATGCTGATGAACTCGGTTTTTGACCCTCTGGAAGCGAAAAAAGAGCAGCAGGTGATTGTCAAGGAAATCAACATGGTGGAAGACAACCCGCAGCGCAAACTGAATCAGACCATGCTGGAGTCGGCATATAAAGTCTTCCCATACCACTGCCCGATAGCAGGCTACGAGGAGTTGTTCAAGAAACTGACACGCGACGATATCCTGAATTATTACCACACCATGTATTCACCGTCTAATGTGGTAGTAGGGCTGGTTGGTGATTTTGAGATGGAGAAGATGCTCGAAAAGGTAGATCAGTATTTCGGCAGGTGGGAGAGAACTGTGGTGCCTCCGATTTCTCTTCCAGTGGAACCGAAGCAGGTCAATCACCGCTTTTTGGAAGTTGAAGGCGATATTCCCTATCCCAGCTTCTGCCTGGCCTATCATGCGGCATCGATGTATGAACCCGATCATTACGCGCTGGATGTACTGGCGGAAATCATGGGCGGCGGGGAAAGCTCCAGGCTGTATAAGCGCCTGGTGGACAAGGAGAAGATCGCCCATTCGGTAAGCGCTGAATCGATGTCCTGGCAGTATCCTGGATTGTTCTCGATCCAGGCCGACTGCGATTCTAAAAACTATTCACAGGTGAAAAATGAGATTCTGGACGAGGTCAACCGCCTGGTTTATGAAGACGTTACCGCAGAAGAACTGGGGAGGGTCAAGAATCAAGCTGCAGCGAGGGAGATCTATGCCAAGGAATCTCTGATGGGCCAGGGAATGAGGCTCAGCAACAGCTTTTTTTATACAGGCACACTTGACTTTGAAAAACGCAAACTGGAAGGCATCAAAACCGTGACTGCAGCGGACATCCGTCAGGTTGCAGGAAAATATCTCCGATTCGACAACCTGTCCATAGTATTGATGAATCCTAAAAAAGAGAAAAAAGAACTGCCTGAAACAATAGAAGTCAGTGCTGCGAAAACCCTGGAAGTAAAGAAAACCATTCTGGATAATGGAATGATTCTGCTGCTGCTTGAAGATAAAAAACTGCCTATCATTTCCGCGAGTGCTGCGTTCTTTGGGGGCAGCAGGCTGGAAGATGAGAAGAACAACGGAATTGGCGGAATCTGCTCTCAATTACTCACCAGGTCCACTGGAAAATATTCCAAGGAACAGATCCAGAATCTGGTTGAAGTTACTGGGGCGAGTCTTTCAGCTTCCTCGGGAAGCCAGTCTCTCACCGTCAACCTGAAAACCCTGTCCGAAAATTTCGACAGGATCTGGCCGGTTTTCGTTTCAGTGATCAGGGATAGTAAAATTAATGGCGTGGAATTCGAAAAAACCAGGGATCTGGCAGTTGCACAGCTGAGGATTTCCGAAAAAGACATCAACGACTGCTGTGACAACCTGTTCCGCAAGCTTGTGTTCAAGGGCAGTCCTTACAGACTCCCCTCAGGCGGCACAGCCGCTGGAGTTGAAAAACTCCTGCCTGAGTCCGCGGAAACATATTGCCGGAAGATCCTGACGCCTTCCAACATGGTGCTCTGCCTGGTCGGGGACTTCAAGGCAGATGAGATGGAGCTGAAGATCAGGAACGACTTCTCAGGATTTTCCGGAGAGAAGTTTGTCAGACCCTCAGAAATCGCAGCTGAAGCTCTTAATGGGAAGATGGAAGAGACGCAGCATCTGCCGGACAAGCGTCAATGCATCATCCGGATGGGTTTCAACACAGGCGTGAAGATCACTGACAGCGACAAGTATGTACTGGAAGTGATTTCGAATGTTTTGAGCGGCCTGGGCAGCAGATTGTTCGAGAATCTGCGCAGCAAGCTCTCCCTGGCCTACCATGTTTCCGCCTTCGAATTCAGCGGATATGACGCCGGCTCTTACACCTTCTATATCGCTACAGTGCCTGAAAAGAAAGATCTCGCATTGCAGAAAATGAAAGAGGAGATCGAACGGTTGAAGAAAGAACCTGTTCCAGCAGCCGAACTGGAGAAGGTCAAGAATAAGCTCCTTGGCAGCTATTCCAAGCGGAAGAATGGCACCCAGTATCTTGCCATGGACATGTCAGGCAATGAACTGTTGGGGCTTGGTTACAGGGAAATTCTGGCAGCTCCTGAAAAGATCATGGCTGTAACTGACCGGGACATAATCAGGGTTGTGAACAAGTACTTTGACATGGGGCATTACGCGATCGCAATCGCTGAGCCTTAA
- a CDS encoding ABC transporter ATP-binding protein has product MKHRIFSEYLHFLLSRKGIFSCLILLMVMNLVLDMASPLLIKAVLDKLSAGTSAESYKEAADFILRCCLALFVIYFLGQCVSFGKDYLSLILQTDFIFCLRSKFIGKLFDVSFELNRNKNFSTLVSLFDTDISAVSTLCQQFLFGVLMNSFHLAGLVAFVYFLNYKLAVIGTAVLILYFLIVKLSARKFESTSRLLRRERIKLSSHIFERLVRVLKIKLLSRESVEYSNVDRRFHVFKSKLYRVSGFQMLVEQLKEFSGVIGNLLILLFGSLFVLSGRITIGTLIAFNNYFSKIYQPASVLFNLKLNYHKTLISFKRIDEFLSNPDESVEDAEKQDAGSIEAISIQGLSFEFIDELPLFTDLDLEIRKGEVIGLTGPNGSGKTTLAMILTGFYLGRISGGRILINGEDIKTIKRSALRKRISLILQHPDLFSGTIGSLLESAPAGREIAESRLKKLGFFDLIENKGENFRIEEGGRNLSGGERQRMCLMESIIASETERDIFILDEVESAQDKVNTEKIKDAVAELKKNGKTVIIITHGDTFSQLLDKKLDFRKVQENLSLE; this is encoded by the coding sequence ATGAAGCACAGGATATTCTCTGAGTATCTTCATTTTCTGCTGTCCAGGAAAGGGATTTTCAGCTGTCTGATTCTGCTGATGGTAATGAATCTGGTTCTGGATATGGCATCCCCTCTCCTGATCAAGGCGGTTCTGGATAAACTCAGTGCAGGGACTTCGGCAGAGTCATACAAGGAAGCTGCTGATTTCATTCTTAGATGCTGTCTGGCCCTTTTTGTGATCTATTTCCTGGGTCAATGCGTTTCCTTCGGAAAAGATTACTTATCCCTGATCCTGCAGACTGATTTCATCTTCTGCCTCAGGAGTAAATTCATCGGCAAGCTGTTTGATGTCAGCTTTGAACTCAACAGAAACAAAAATTTCAGCACTCTGGTCAGCCTTTTCGACACCGACATTTCAGCAGTCAGCACCCTCTGCCAGCAGTTCCTGTTCGGAGTGCTGATGAACTCGTTTCATCTTGCGGGCCTGGTGGCTTTCGTTTACTTTCTGAACTACAAGCTGGCAGTGATCGGTACTGCAGTCCTGATCCTCTACTTCCTGATCGTCAAACTCTCAGCGCGGAAGTTTGAGAGCACGTCCAGGCTTCTGCGGAGAGAGCGGATCAAGCTGAGCAGCCACATTTTCGAGCGGCTGGTCCGTGTCCTGAAAATCAAACTGCTGAGTCGAGAGAGTGTAGAATATTCTAATGTCGATAGGCGGTTTCATGTATTCAAGTCCAAGCTCTACCGTGTCTCAGGCTTTCAAATGCTGGTGGAACAGCTGAAAGAGTTTTCCGGTGTGATCGGCAATCTGCTGATCCTGCTTTTCGGATCTCTCTTTGTGCTTTCAGGCAGGATCACAATCGGGACACTGATCGCATTCAATAATTATTTTTCCAAGATCTATCAACCCGCTTCAGTGCTGTTCAACTTGAAACTGAACTATCACAAGACTCTGATTTCCTTCAAAAGGATCGATGAATTCCTGAGCAATCCCGACGAATCAGTTGAGGATGCGGAAAAACAGGACGCTGGATCGATCGAAGCTATTTCCATTCAAGGGCTGAGCTTTGAATTTATTGATGAACTTCCTCTGTTCACTGACCTTGATCTGGAAATCAGGAAAGGGGAAGTGATTGGCCTTACCGGACCCAATGGCTCGGGTAAGACCACTCTGGCCATGATCCTGACCGGATTCTACCTGGGCAGAATCTCGGGAGGGCGGATCCTGATCAACGGTGAAGATATAAAAACCATCAAACGCTCTGCCCTGCGCAAACGAATCTCTCTGATCCTGCAGCATCCTGACTTGTTTTCAGGCACCATCGGCAGCCTGCTTGAATCTGCACCGGCAGGCCGTGAAATAGCTGAATCCAGGTTGAAGAAGCTCGGCTTTTTCGATCTGATCGAAAACAAGGGAGAAAATTTTCGGATCGAGGAAGGAGGGAGGAATCTGTCGGGTGGCGAGCGGCAACGCATGTGCCTGATGGAATCAATCATTGCATCAGAAACCGAACGGGACATTTTTATTCTGGATGAAGTCGAATCCGCCCAGGACAAGGTCAACACTGAAAAAATCAAAGATGCAGTGGCTGAACTGAAAAAAAACGGAAAGACTGTCATCATCATCACACATGGGGATACATTTTCACAACTGCTGGATAAAAAGCTGGATTTCAGGAAAGTTCAGGAAAATCTTTCTCTGGAATGA
- a CDS encoding ABC transporter substrate-binding protein, producing the protein MKKLKISFLLFLIAVSQFLAGCKAEPSAELPVKTDHPPLASDETVIQASTAEAESPASVKELATSPAYGDKVIYHLQYQPESLNPICYNDAISKYLFRVLYNGLVRYDKDLKLIPDLAGTWEISNDQRSITFTIKPGIKWHDGFPFSIDDVIFTSRMICDQKLSSIPKEPFLNIDTIESLSPLKIKIDYFKASYLNLSAWKVGILPKHICVQADLDHLNRHPIGTGPFRFVEWIPNTQIVLEANQEYFDGSPYLNQFIFKIVPDLSAAFLQMINGEIDLMNLKVDYYVKQADTIQFKEKFNVFHWPSSQSFSLILFNLDNPLFLDLKVRRAINHAVNVQRMISDVLYGYGQQISGPFPRNSWTYDESVFPVKYSTAEASSLLSEAGWKDNDNDGILESGNKEFAFQLIVAGENYRYLNSAKLVIEDLKQIGIKAELIICENQMFLAKADSHNFEAMLTGWKQDEDSNPFSDWHSSSIPEKNVRTGYNYSGLKNSQIDKIIEEILLTSDQEKLTALFHQFHRKIAEELPGIFLFSADTMAAVNKRIKGIEMGVAGFYNNPERWYVPE; encoded by the coding sequence ATGAAAAAGCTGAAAATTTCCTTCCTCTTATTCTTAATCGCTGTTTCTCAATTTCTGGCAGGATGCAAAGCTGAGCCATCGGCGGAACTACCGGTTAAAACCGACCACCCTCCCCTAGCATCCGATGAAACAGTAATCCAGGCTTCAACTGCAGAAGCTGAATCACCCGCAAGTGTAAAAGAACTGGCAACTTCTCCTGCTTATGGCGATAAAGTGATCTATCATCTGCAATACCAGCCCGAGTCATTGAATCCGATCTGTTACAATGATGCTATTTCCAAATACCTGTTTCGAGTCCTTTACAATGGGCTTGTAAGATACGATAAAGATCTCAAACTGATTCCAGACCTGGCTGGAACCTGGGAAATATCAAATGATCAAAGATCGATTACCTTTACCATCAAACCAGGCATCAAGTGGCATGATGGATTCCCTTTCAGCATTGATGATGTAATTTTCACATCCAGGATGATCTGCGATCAGAAATTGAGTTCAATCCCCAAAGAACCTTTCCTGAACATCGATACAATTGAATCTCTAAGCCCCTTAAAAATCAAGATCGATTATTTCAAAGCCTCATATTTAAATCTCTCTGCCTGGAAAGTGGGAATACTTCCCAAACACATCTGTGTTCAGGCAGACCTGGATCATCTGAATCGACATCCTATCGGAACCGGTCCTTTCAGATTTGTGGAATGGATACCTAATACTCAGATTGTTTTGGAAGCCAATCAAGAATATTTTGACGGCAGTCCCTACCTCAATCAGTTCATTTTCAAAATTGTACCGGATCTGTCTGCCGCATTTCTGCAGATGATCAATGGTGAGATAGATTTGATGAACTTGAAAGTTGATTATTATGTCAAACAGGCCGATACCATTCAATTCAAAGAAAAATTCAATGTTTTCCACTGGCCCTCTTCTCAGTCATTTTCATTAATACTCTTCAACCTGGACAATCCACTTTTCCTGGATTTGAAAGTCCGCAGAGCAATAAATCATGCGGTAAACGTCCAGCGAATGATTTCAGACGTTTTGTACGGCTACGGCCAGCAGATAAGCGGACCCTTTCCGAGAAATTCCTGGACTTATGATGAATCCGTGTTCCCTGTGAAATACTCCACTGCAGAAGCATCAAGCCTTCTATCAGAGGCCGGCTGGAAAGATAATGATAATGACGGAATCCTTGAATCCGGAAATAAGGAATTCGCCTTCCAATTGATTGTTGCCGGAGAAAATTACCGCTATTTAAACTCAGCGAAGCTTGTGATTGAAGATCTAAAACAGATCGGAATTAAAGCAGAACTGATCATCTGTGAAAATCAAATGTTCCTGGCTAAAGCTGACAGCCACAATTTCGAGGCAATGCTTACAGGATGGAAACAGGATGAAGATTCCAATCCGTTCAGTGACTGGCATTCTTCGAGCATACCTGAAAAAAATGTCAGAACCGGCTATAATTATTCCGGACTGAAGAACAGTCAAATTGATAAGATTATTGAGGAAATTCTCCTGACTTCTGACCAGGAAAAATTGACAGCTCTTTTCCACCAGTTTCATCGAAAAATAGCTGAGGAATTGCCAGGGATCTTTCTTTTTTCTGCAGATACAATGGCTGCAGTGAATAAAAGGATTAAAGGAATCGAAATGGGAGTGGCTGGTTTTTACAATAATCCGGAAAGATGGTATGTCCCGGAATAA